The genomic segment TCTCTTGCTTTCAACAAGATTTGGGGGGCAATTTCTGCATTGATAAGTTTCTTTATTCCAGGTACCCTGATGATtgggatatatatacatattttttctgttgCCAATAAGCAAGCTAAACATATGCATAATCACCATAATATCCAGCCTGATAGACCAAGTATACAGATTAAAGTTTCTGTCAGAGCTGAAAGCAAGGCAGCAAAAACTCTGAGCATTGTTATGGGAGTGTTTCTATTTTGCTGGCTGCCATTTTTTATTCTGACTATAGTAGATCCTTACATTAACTTTTCAACTTCCGAACATGTCTACAGTACTGTTTTATGGCTTGGTTATTTTAACTCAGCCCTCAATCCAATTATTTATGCCTTATTCTAcccatggtttcaaaaaaccttTCAATTTATTATAACAGGGAATATATTTAAAGCAGGATCTTCATTTTCACAAGTGTTGAGCAATAGTTAatacaaagtaattttttttacaaattaatatTTGTAGAGATGAGAAATAGCCATAGTCTCCATTTCCAACTATGGTTCCCTGCAATGCCATATTACTAGAAAAGAATAATATTTGTTTGCTCTCACTCTGTATCCTTTATGGTTGTAGTGAAAACTGTGATGTTTAGGTATTTGGGCAATTTTTGGCCATATATCGGTTGAGCAGACTACCTGGAAGGCTCCATACACACAGTTGTTTCTTAATGGTTAATCAAAGAAGCctcttttaatttactttttgttcaCAATAAATATGGGGGTTTGCAGATCTTCATTtttgtgaaattatttttttttttttttttttttagcatttaggATCATTTGCCCAAAGATTTGTAGTTTAGCTCCAAAAACATTAGCTGAACTTGTCTGTTTTGACAGCTGCTATTTTTGCCTAAGCAAAAAACCTTGTCCCTTGTCTTCCTTTGCTGTTACTGTATTGCATATTTTTGAGATTATTTCTGCATTCTGTAATATTTTCTGTAGCCCATTGTTTCTTTTAATAAACCTTTGCATTTACATCATTATCTTATTTACTTTGTTTATTGACCAGGGCAGCATCAAGACATGCGGGTGACAGAACCATtgccatttacttttttttccctgCTGTCCAGGATGGGTGTAAaatgccacagctttattaaaactGTAAACAAGCTAACAATTGAATAAACAATAACACTATATCTTTGCCCTCTCTACTGGAGTGAACGGACCCCTCTGCCATGCGCTGCACTGCGCTGAGGTGGGCAAGTGAAGGCAAAACCCCTTGAGAAAGCGTGCATGCATGAAATGCGTAGGGTTATTGCTACACCAGCATTATCTGCTTGATTAGAAACTGCATAGATGCTTTTTCAGTGAATATTTTATTATGTTGGAGTCAGAATAAGGGTGTAATTTTAAAAGTACCTGGCTAGGTTCTTGATATATAACCTTTTAAAATTTCTGTAACTTTTTGAGGCTTTTCACCCTGGTGCAGATTTTAGGGCACTAGGGCACGTAGCTTTACAACTACAATACAACTCTTATTCTCAATAAACTTTGAATATACTGGAATTCTTTTTATATATTGAATGTAAACCATGGAATATTTTCCTTTTACATCATAAAAACACATTGTATATACTGTGGAATTTTCATGTACAATTGTGTGCATTGTGTGCAGTTTTTATTTAAGTTAAGAGGTAGTTTTTAAACCTGTTGGATTTGATTCATATATATGATGTCACTGTACTGTATTGTACAAGTACttcaacttcactgcacttaccttaacttcactgtattaacctcaacttcactgcacttaccttaacttcactgtattaacctcaacttcactgcacttaccttaacttcactgtatttacttCAACTTCACTCTACTTACAttgtgctatattttatatactgcactGCTGTTCCTTGCATTTCTGGTTAGATGCTAAATTTCATTTCATTACCCTGTATTTATACCTGTGTAATGACAAAAAGGTGAATCTAATCTAATGAGGGCCATTCctaatttttattttcagaaatcATAAGTAGGCCTTACTCCGAATTCCTACCTCCTGGGACCATAACCCAAGATGGTTAAACCAAACACTTTAAACACCAAATCCCTTACCCTCTCACCAAACCATTTAGGTCAGGTGGGCGGGATGATCGCCGCTGACTCCATGCACTGGCTTGTTCTTGCTGTGGTCTCCTTGCAACATGAGGTACTCCTTTCCTCCTCCCTTCTCACTGTGACCATAATCTGATGCTTCCACCTACCTGCCTTTCTAGCTTTGTCAAGGCTTCCCTCCTTAAACCCTTTAGGTCCGGGTAGCTCCAATACAGTTACATACAAAAACTTTGTAAACTATTGCATTGGAAATCTGTCACAACACTGTTAACACATGCtttaacccagtgctgtccaactggcggttcataacccccctctgtgtgcccccccccccacctgtctggctgctttgatggcttacctttgtgtaaaggtccccatacactataagatccgctcgcttggcgatgtcgccaagcgagcggatcttctcccgatatcccccacctacgggtgggcgatatcgggagaatccagggtaatacgatcgtttggccctggggccaaacaatcgaattacaacaactggcaatggcaaagtcggtttttaatatatagttattgtgcagactataggaacagtgccagcatagggcaggcagagtatggcagacagcatagggcaggcagagtatggcacacacaggcagcatagggcaggtagagtatggcacatacaggcaggatagggcaggcagagtatggcacacaggcagcatggggcaggcagagtatagctcatacaagcagcatagggcaggcagagtatggcacacataggcaacataggacaggtagagtatggcaggtatttgctgtactaccacctaatatgggtatggtcatgcaataacttgggtgtggtttcaagtgagtgtggtttaaaaagggggagtggtcaaacctggcttccattatcggctctccaccatgtaggccggaaaaatccTGGcactctgtaccacagaagttggaaagcactgCCTTAAACCACCTAGTGTGGTCAGGTCTGTATCAGCAATTTACACCTACATGCAAGGTAATTAGCACCTAAGGAATAACATAGAAGTGAAAGACTTGTCAGAGAACATCTTTAAGATGCCACAGTGGATTACAATTTTTGCACACACATCGATGCATAATTGTGTTGAATACCAGTCTCCCTTGCATTAGTATGCCCTGTCATTTGCAGAGCTAGCTGAACtgaaagcagtgtcagactgggattgCCAGGGCTCAACATAAATCCTTGGACTAAATGCTCCATGGTATTTTTCTCTTTTCCACAATCAGCATCTTTATTGCACTAATCTCTCCTTCTTACTTCTCtatgaacaaataaataaggttgaggagactgcctcatacagacaaaagcaaacaaaagtaACTCTGGGAATgtattccaaactcttaaaaaaaatcccatttacatgggtttatcctataggctacagctcacccactgggtttgaagctgaagccaggataatagctgatcagattcccaactacagaccagttttgccttTCTTGAGACTCATcaatgtagtgcagggttttctgatcagcttaggtagagtcagcatgtggttctacaaacaaataaataaggttgaggagactgcctcatacagacaaaagcaaacaaaaggaattctgggaatgaattccaaactcttaaaaaaatcccatttacatgggtttatcctataggctattCATTCCCAGAAATCCCTTTGTTTACTTTTCTATGGTAATATCTAACCTTCTCTCCATTACTCCCCTTTGTTCTTAGAGAAAAGAGGAATGACCAAGATAAAGGCATAAAAGGTCCAATATGGAGCAGGAAGGCCCACTAATATGTGGACCCaccagttttcctggtatcctggtgggccagtctgacactgactgaCAGACTAGTTGTAAGGAACATGTGTAAGTTTTttatagaaaaggaaaaaaataatggtAAAATAAGCACAGGCTTGCTTCTTAGAACAGACATTGCAGTTTTTTGGAGTTTGCCATAGGCAGTCTTATGGTATCCCAAACACCCAGTTTAAAGGTGGGTGCTCAGCACCAGACTGGCCTGCAGGACACTGGGAGGGAAtgcagtgggccctagtcctgttgggccccatgGTCTGGGCACAATGTAGCACAGTGGTGGAGTGTGGGGCAGAATGCAGTGATTGATAATCGGTGGCAAAAATTATCAACGCTGGACGGGGGTGGAGTTGGGTGATGTGATGAAGGGTGCCCTTAGCTGGGGGAGGGTGCTTATTCTAGGTTTTCCAGTGGGCCCTGCCTCTCCCAGTCCCACACTGATCTTGCTACACTAACGGCCTACATGTGGATCTTGTGCATATGTAATACTTTTAAATTTACAATGTGATTAGTAGTGATGAACAATCTGTCAATGTGAACATACTtcaagtcaatggccatttttcacagctttttttttgcgtaaaatgcatttaagtctaaagttttggtgtgtttttttttccacacaaaatacatGGTTAATAAGTTAAAGTTTGTACTTTGCTGAGTAGTCCCGGTATCCTATTTAATTTAAAGTTTAGCAAGAGGCCTCCATTTGGACCACCCAGTTagctgaatgggggggggggggaaactgaTGTCTGTTGCAGTTTTTGAGTAGTGTTAGACAAAAATGTTGTCACAAGGTGCCACAGATCCCATTTAATCTCTTAAACTCTCCTTTTTCAAAGAAATGCCCACTCTAATAAAAAGGTAGGTTTAATATTGGACTCATCCATGACTTTTAGAATGCATCTAAAATTTataacaaacatacaaataatTATTGGTACTTGTCCATGAATGTTTCATTTCTCTTGTGAATcctttttacattaaaataaggTTTTTGTCAGGATATTTACCCATTAAACACAAATTGAAACAAAGACAATTCTTAGACTTTGCCTGAGCTCATGTAAGCCAGacagcatttctttttaaaaGGTACTTGCTCTAATTATAAAAGCAGTGTGTGCTTCAATGAGGCCAAATAATAATACTTGCTCATCCCTGATGTAAACAAGTCATTGACAGTACTTTACATTCATTTCTTCTGGGAACAAAACTGTAATCTTTTGGGAAaaattatgtttatataaattacatcTGTTGAAACACTTGGTAGAGTCACTGATTACTTAAGAGGAATAAATCTGCAGTGAAAACCTAAAGGTAGGTATGCCATACACATCTTTCATGTTAAAATAAACCCAGAATACaaagtaatatttatttttacttcatGTATCTTTATTTACATTAACCAGTCATGAACAGCATGATTACCTAGTAATGAGGAACTAACATACTATACGGTATGTGAGCAGGAGTAAAGTGACTAAAGCTGGTTTATTCTGATAAATATAAATGCAGGAAAGtatgtataatgtaataaaaataatattgaaaataaacatatattatacatattagtGCATTTAATTGCACCAAGCCTGTCAACTGTCAACTGGGGTGCCTTTTAAGTCCCCTAGAGACAACACAACACAATCTTATATCCAAAAAACTTCCTTATTAATCTCTCCTCCACTTGCACATGCTGGGATATAATCTATTGGCATACATTTAAAAACTAATGGCTTATGCCTTGTTTCAACCTAATGCGAACAACCATATGCTGAGATATATCTTGTTTTTTAACTTTCTCTGCCCTTTCTGGATCCACTAATACTTGCCCTATGCATTCCTCTCCTTTAATTGCTTACTTGTTTCACCATAGTTCAGGAATCTTCAGGGCATTTTGTAATATCATTGTAGATATGCTACTTGTCATGTTATGCTTAATTTAATTTCTCATGACAATGTATGCATGAACAAAGAGTACTGCTACACAATACCCAGCCAGTGCCATTTTACAGTCCAATGTGCTATGTTTATAATGTCTATAGTAGTGTAGGAGAAGTAGTCTACATTGCATTTTAAGGAAACAACATTTCATTTGACCTGACCTGTGCACTGTATGAGCTGTGTTTAATAACACAATAAACCTTTTGACTaaatagttttttcttttatGAGAAGTGACTAAATTAATGAAAAACTATATTCCTCAGCAGATTAAAGATCAATGATTTTTTATAACATAAATCTCAGTATAAACAGTACAGTCTCCACCAGGGGCCAAATATAATTTGGATTGCCCATCTAATTTGTATTGTCTACTGTCTCACTGCTTCTATACCTGTTTCATCTACATCTACAATGGATTTGTACATCTGTTGTAGCCAACAACATACTCATAATAGGTACATCAGTACTCTCATTGTTATTCAGAAAAATCAATGTAATATTTTAAATAGCTACTTACTTTTTGTATACATGCCTGCACGTTTGAATTACTCTCAGAGAAAGAGCTATTAGACGGTATGATGGACTGTCCTAGTGGTCttgatatatttttgtaaatcagCCCGATGGTGTCTTTAGCCTTCAAATTTCTCTTAGCAACCCAGCAAGCCTGGTCACTGACTCAAAACTGTTAAAACTTCATAAATGAGCCGCTTCAGCTCCTAATGAGCATAGTGACTAATGAAGCTTTGTCAGCATATCAGATTGAGAGTTGGGCACCAGGATTAGTGAGCTGCTACTCTCAAAAATGAATGTGGAGGGACAAAATGTAATacgttttaaaatgttaattttggcAAAacaggataaaataaaaaaaagaatgaattgaAAAAAGTCATCATTTGCAAAGTACTATTTGTAAGCAACAACTTTGGTAAAATCATCAATCCGTTTAATATCCCATCCCATTTAAGTTCAAACAAATGCAATATATTCAATAAAATGAATTTcagaattgttaaaaaatgttgcattagtTCCCTTATTGGTTTGTTAACAGACGTAAAGATgtaatgaagaagaaaaaaaagcatctTCCAGCATATTAACAAACATCATTATTgggtaaaatataattaatataaggTGACCACAAACATATTCATTTATTCcttgttgtttttttgctttgttttgatTTGCAGGAATTTTGATTCTTCTCACTAAAGACATCTGAACTTTTTGTCATTTATTCATTCAACCAACCAACCAAGTAGAATATGGACTTTTGCTTGGAATTTGGAAACACCTCCTGCCTTAGGACCAACAGGGCTCCTATAAGTTTTTCTGCTATGTTCATTGTAATGGCTGGAGCTATAGTACTCACAACCATAGGAAATCTAATGGTGATCATTTCAGTGTCACATTTTAAACAGCTCCATTCTCCGACTAACTTCCTTATTCTGTCCTTGGCCATTACAGATTGCCTGTTAGGACTGGTGATTATGCCTTACAGCATGGTGAGGTCATTAACATCTTGCTGGTATTTTGGAGACTTATTCTGCAGGTTGCACAGTTGCTTAGACATGACATTGTCTACAACCTCTATATTTCATCTCTTCTTTATTTCTGTTGACCGATACTATGCAGTGTGTCAGCCTCTTCATTATTGCAGAAACATAACTACTAATGTCATATTGGTATTTATATGTATCAGTTGGGCTTTCTCCTGTCTGTATTCTTCTGGGCTTGTTTTTTCCAATGTACACACTGAGGGAATCCAAAACTATTTAGCCACATTTGCTTGTACTGGCTCCTGTTCTCTTGCTTTTAACAAGATTTGGGCAGTAATTACTTCAGCACTGTGTTTCTTTATGCCAGGGACAATGATGATTGGGATTTACATACACATTTTCTCTGTTGCCAGTAAGCAAGCTAAGCTTGTACGTAATCAGCAGAATGTTCACACTGATAAAGCAAAGAATAAACTGTCTTTCAGGGCTGAAAGCAAAGCAGCAAAAGCACTAAGTATTGTCATGGGTGTGTTCTTGTTTTGCTGGCTGCCATTTTTCATTGTAACTTTAGTGGACCCTTACACAGATTTTTCAGCTTCAGAAGATGTATACAATACAGTTCTATGGTTTGGGTATTTGAACTCTGCCATCAACCCCATCATTTATGCATTGTTTTACCCATGGTTTAAAAGATCATGTGCATTGATTGTAAATGGGAATATATTTAAGGCAGGATCTTCATTTTCACATATTATAAGTAGTGTTTAACCCTGGTTGCATTTTctgctacatttatatataaagatgCATAAATGTACCATGAATTAGAGCATGGGTTATATACAAAAGTCTGTTCCATTCCTGTAAACCAAAGCAATATTTGCTGTATGAATTGGTGTTAAAATACCGATAGCAAATATCGAATTACTTACTGTAGGGATACTTAACCACAGCAAGTGTTGCACATATGGGTTAGAATCTGGCCAAGCATTTTTCTCAATATCTGTATCTCAAATTTGGAATACAGTGTTAACACATTAATGAATCAGGTGGTGCCTTAGGTAGCACAAGCAAAAACACTGGTGGTGCAATTATATGAACCATGTAAAAGGGACAATATACTTTATCAAGAAGTATggttacatttattttgtttctctggaaAGTAAGTATTTTTAATGCGGAGCCATGTTTAcctgcttatttattattatttgtgttaaTCGTAGCATCCATGTTTGTTTAAGTTTGAATCATTTCCCAGCCATGGGACCACTGTAGTCTTAAAGAGAATGTGCTTTGTTTTGTAAATCCATAACTGTCCTAACTGATCAATATAATGCACAGCTACTTACAA from the Xenopus tropicalis strain Nigerian chromosome 5, UCB_Xtro_10.0, whole genome shotgun sequence genome contains:
- the LOC100487949 gene encoding trace amine-associated receptor 4 codes for the protein MFIVMAGAIVLTTIGNLMVIISVSHFKQLHSPTNFLILSLAITDCLLGLVIMPYSMVRSLTSCWYFGDLFCRLHSCLDMTLSTTSIFHLFFISVDRYYAVCQPLHYCRNITTNVILVFICISWAFSCLYSSGLVFSNVHTEGIQNYLATFACTGSCSLAFNKIWAVITSALCFFMPGTMMIGIYIHIFSVASKQAKLVRNQQNVHTDKAKNKLSFRAESKAAKALSIVMGVFLFCWLPFFIVTLVDPYTDFSASEDVYNTVLWFGYLNSAINPIIYALFYPWFKRSCALIVNGNIFKAGSSFSHIISSV